In Phycisphaerae bacterium RAS1, the genomic window CGAATCCGATCCCGCGCGTTACGAACCAGCCGCGGCACCCGAGCCGGCGCCCCTGAGGCTCGTGACGCCGGATGAGCACCCCATCGACAGCGAGCCGGCGGCGCCCGCGGCGGCCGCGGCCGACGCTCCTTCCGCGCGGCAGATCATCGAAGCCATGCTGTTTTCGTCCGACGCGCCGCTCAGCGCCGCCAGGCTGGCGGATTTCCTGGACGGCACGCCGGTCCGCGTGGTGCATGGGCTGATCGATGAACTCAACGCCACGTACGCCGCCAGCGGCCTGTCGTTTCGCATTCAGGAAATCGCCGGCGGCTACCGCATGCTCACGCTGCCCGATTTCCAGCCGTGGGTGGCGCGGCTGAACAAGCACCGCAGCCAGACCAGGCTGACCGGCGCGGCGCTCGAAGCGCTCTCGATTGTCGCCTACAAGCAGCCGATCATCCGGGCCGAGGTCGAGGCGATCCGCGGCGTGGCGTGCGGCGAAGTGCTCAACCGCCTGCGCGAGATGGGACTGGTGAAAATCGCCGGCCGAGCCGAGATCGTCGGACGCCCGCTGCTCTACGCGACCACCAGGAAATTCCTCGACCTGTTCGGCCTGGCGGATCTGAACGATCTTCCCCCCATGGAAGCGCTGACGCTCAAGCGCGCTCCGGCAGTTGCGCCGCCGCTGCCGATGACGCCGGCGACGGATAATGCCGCCGTCGAGACGCAGCCGGCGGCACGCGCGGCGGCGGTTTCCTAGAGGTCATCCCAGAGCCGACTTTTCAATCCGAGCCGCGCGCGTAAGCAAGCGGTTCTTCAGACTCCGCTCCCTCACGGTCGCGGCTCGGAAAGAGCTGCCTCTCGCATAGCTAATAAAATGGTCCCACCGAACTCAGGTCCCCATCCCCCAACCGCATTTCCCGCAGGTCGCGCGGCTATACTAATAGCAGCTATCCCGTAATCGTCGTTTTGATCCGAGCCGCGCGCGTACGCGAGCGGGTTTCAGGTCTCCGCTTCCTTACGGTCGCGGCTCGGACAATTATCGGCGAAGGGCCGATCGACCTTCGCGCTGGAGTTGTCGATGTTCAGCCGCTCGCTGCCCGCCCTTGGGGCGGGTTTGCTCATGTTTGCGGGGTGTCCGGCGTATGCGGACGTGATATACGTCGACGCCGACGCCACCGGAACGGGCGACGGATCGTCATGGCTAAACGCGCTCACCTCCTTGCCGGCCGCGCTCGATCTGGCCGACGCCGGTGATGAGTTGTGGGTGGCCGCCGGCATCTACAGGCCGGCCGCGGGTTCCCGCGATGCGACCATCCGGCTCAAGACCGGCGTAGCGATCTATGGCGGCTTCGCGGGCGCTGAGACGCAGATCGTGCAGCGCGACGTTGGGGCGAACCTGACGCTGATCAGCGGAGACATGAACGGCGACGACGACGCCGACTGGTCGAATCGCGGCGAGAACTGCTACCAGGTGGTGACGGCCCTGAACGTGGACGACACCGCCGTGCTGGACGGGTTCACGGTTCGCGGCGGATACGCGGACGGGCCGTTCTTCGGGGCGGATCCGGCCAGCCGCGACCAGGGCAGCGCCGTGAACATCTACTTCGCGCGGCCGGTCATCCGCAACTGCACGTTCGAGGACAACTGGGCCGTCAATCACGGAACGATCAATGACCACGGCGGGGCGTACATCTCGAACTGCGTCTTTCGCAACAACTTCGCCGTCAGCCACGGCGCCGGGCTGTACATCCATCATGACGTCGAGACGGAGGCGGCCGGCTGCCTGTTCGACGGCAACGTGACCCCGGGCAACGGCGGCGGGGCCTACACGCAGAGCATGCACGGCGCGATGATCCGCGACTGTAAGTTCATCCATAACGGCGCCACGCTCGGCGGCGGGCTGTACAACCACCTGCAAAGCTCCACGATGGTGGTCGGCTGCGAGTTCATCGGCAATGTCGCGGCTCTCGGCGGCGGCGGGCTGTACGCCGATGACGCCAGTCCGATGGTGATGGACTGCTACTTCTCAAGCAACAGCGCCGGCGTGGACGTGGAGGGCGGCGGCGGCGGTCAGGGCGGCTCGGGCGGCGGCGGGCTGTGGGCCAACGGCGGCCAGGCGCGCATCATGAACTGCCAGTTTCAGAACAACGTCGCCTCGTTTGGCGCCGGCGTCTATCACATCAGCGGCAGCACGGCCATCCACGAGAACTGCCGCTTTGTCGGCAACGAGGCGCACGAGGGCGCCGGAGCGTATGCGCTGATCAGCGATGTGACCATTCGCGACAGCGTCTTTCTCGACAATTTCGTCAACACCACCGGGGATTTCCCGGTCGGCGGCGGAATGTCGGCCTACCTGGCCAACGTGCTGGTCGAAGGCTGCACCTTCATCGGCAACAGCGCCCACGTCGGCGGCGGCGGCCTCTACCTCGAGGGGCTGACGCCCGCGATTCTGAACTGCAAGTTTTTCGCCAACCGCGCCGTCGGCGGGTCGCTCTGCTGCGGGATGAACAGCTTTGGCGCCGGCATTCTCAACGGCTACTTCACCGAGCCGATCATCGCCGGCTGCGCGTTCGTCGGAAACGTGGGCGACATCGGCGGGGCGATCGCGAATTTCAACTTCGTCGTCGCGCAGATCGCCAACTGCACCATGATCGGAAATCAGGCCGCGGTCGGGCCGGCGGTGTCGAGCGCAGGACCGAACACGACCGCGATCTCGAACAGCATCGTCACGTCCCATGCGCCCGCGGCGCTCGCCGGACCGGGTCTCGACGTGCGCTACTCGTGCGTTCCGGGCGGATTCGCGGGCGACGGGAACATCGACGCCGTCCCCGTCTTCTTCGAAGCTCCTGCTCCCGGCTCAGACGGCGCCTGGGACAGCGCCGACTTCTTCGGCGACCTGCGCTTGCGGCCGGGGTCGGCCTGCATTGACGCCGGGTCGAACGCCCTCACGCCGACGATGCTGACGCACGATCTGAACGGGGCCGAGCGGTTCATCGACGACGTCGGCGCACCCGACGCCGGCGCCGGTGACGCGCCACTGGTCGATATCGGCGCACTCGAGTTTCTGGGCGCCAGCCACCTGCCGGGCGATCTGTCGTGCGACGGCTACCTCACCAGTCTTGATCTCGGTGCGTTCGTGCTCGCCCTTGCCGACCCCGCCGGATACGAGGCCCAGTATTCCTGGTGCTCGCGAACCGCCGCCGACCTCAACGGCGACGGCAACGTTGATATTCTCGACATCAACCCGTTCGTCACGCTCCTCACTGGCCGCTAGACAAGATACTGCGCCCTCGCGCCCGGCGCCCTACTTATTCGCCTCAATCACCTGCTTCAGCTCCGCCGACGGCTCAATCACCGGGCGCTTCTCGACCACCATCTGCCCATCCGCCCCCTTGCGGACCAGCAGGTTGAATTGCCCCCATTCCTTCGTCTTCTCCGGAAAGTCGTCGCGAAAATGCGCCCCGCGGCTCTCTTTCCGCTCGATCGCCGCCCGCGTGATCGCCTCCGACACGGTCAGCATGTGCGGCAAGTCCAGCGCCGTGTGCCAGCCGGGGTTGTACTGGCGATTGTCCGCACAGCCGACCGCCAAGGCGCGGTGCTTCATGTGCTGCAAGCCTTCGAGCGCCTGCGCCATTTCCTCTTCCGTGCGGACAATGCCCACCAGCCGCTGCATCATCTCCTGCAGTTCGTGCTGCAACGCGAACGGGTTGATGCCGTGCACGCCGTGGTTGAACGGCTCCAGCGCGATCTTCGCGGCCGCGTCGGCGGATGGCTCCGTGACAGTGGTCGCGCCGTTCTCCTTCGCGAACTTCGCTGCGAACTCGCCGGCGCGCTTGCCGAAGACGATCAGGTCGGAAAGCGAATTGCCGCCCAGCCGGTTCGCCCCGTGCAGCCCCGCCGCCACTTCGCCCGCGGCGAACAACCCCGGCACAGTTGACATCTGCGTGTCCGCATCCACGCGTACGCCGCCCATCATGTAGTGCGTCGTCGGACCGACCTCCATCGGCTCCTTGGTGATGTCGAGGTCGGCAAGCTGCTTGAACTGATGGTACATGCTCGGCAGCTTCTTCTTGATGTGCTCGGCGGCGTTGGGCATTTTCTCCTTGATCCACGCAATGTCGAGAAACACGCCGCCGTGCGGACTGCCGCGGCCGGCCTTCACCTCGCGGTTGATGCAGCGGGCGACGTGGTCGCGCGTCAGCAGCTCGGCCGGACGGCGGGCGTTGCGGTCGCCCTGCGTATAGCGCCAGCCCTCCTCCTCGTTGTCGGCGGTCTGCGTGCGGTAGTTGTCGGGAATGTCGTCGAACATGAAGCGCCGACCCTGATTGTTTCGCAGGACGCCGCCTTCGCCGCGGACGCCTTCAGTGACGAGAATGCCGCGGACGCTCGGCGGCCAGACCATGCCGGTCGGGTGAAACTGGACGAATTCCATGTCGAGCAGGTCGGCCCCGGCGTGATAGGCGAGCGAATGGCCGTCGCCGGTGCCTTCCCAACTGTTGCTGGTGATCTGGAAGGAGCGGCCGATGCCGCCGGTAGCGATGACGACGGCGCGGGCCTTGAAGAGCTTGAAGTAGCCGCGGTCGCGGTCATAGGCGAACGCCCCGGCGACGCGCGGGCCGTCCTTGAGCAGGGAGACGACCGTGGTCTCCATGTGGAACGTGATGCCCTGGTGGATGCCGTGGTCCTGGAGCGTGCGGATCATCTCCAGGCCGGTGCGGTCGCCGACGTGGGCCAGGCGCGGGTACTTGTGGCCGCCGAAGTTGCGTTGCAGGATGCGGCCGTCCTTGGTGCGGTCGAAGAGCGCGCCCCATTTCTCCAGCTCGAGCACGCGGGCGGGCGATTCCTTGGCGTGCAGCTCGGCCATGCGCGGGTTGTTGACGTACTGCCCGCCGCGCATGGTGTCGGCGAAGTGCACCTGCCAGCCGTCGCGGTCATCGACATTGGCCAGGGCCGCGGCGACGCCGCCTTCGGCCATGACGGTGTGGGCCTTGCCGAGCAGGGACTTGCAGACGCAGCCGACTTTGACGCCGGCGGCGGAGGCTTCGATAGCGGCACGCAGGCCGGCCCCGCCGGCGCCGATGATGAGGACGTCGTAGTCGTAGGTCTGGTATTCAGCCATTAGCGCCTCGGTAGTGCGTGAGCTCGGTTGACCTGGCGTACCAGAGCAAAGACGCCCGGGCAGTGCCAATTCTCTGACGTAATGCAAATCCGCTTTGCCGTGTTCGCGTCTGTTAAGTCTGCCCAGTAGAACCAGAACGCATTCACTCGCTTGGCAGGCGGAGGCTCAGCATCCTCGCCAAACCAATCATTGGTTGCGTCCGGAATCTTGTCGGGCTTCAGTCCTGGTGCGTAGCGCGTCGAGTACTTCGCTCTTACGAAACAGAGCGCCAACCGTGTGCCCAACCGCTGGTCTCCGACACAAAACTGTCTCGCAGCCGCGTCAAGCCTCTGATTCGGGTACTTTTCCCACGACGTTGCTGGATTCAGGTAGCACTGTTTTGACTCGACTTCCAACTCAGCGCGATCCGGGGAGAGTAACCAAAGATCACGTCTTCGTCCGGCGTGCCGCGACTTGTTCTCAATCGGATACTCCGTAGATACGAGCATTCCCGCGACCGACGCCGCAGCAGCAAGATCGGAAAGGCAGGTGCGCTCTCCGTACCACCAAGGTACATCGTCGGTGGCTCGCATGTATCGATCGTAGTACTCGAAGAGCCGATCGAAGCAGAAATCAAGTGGAGAAAGCCAGTTCGGTATCCTACTGTTGTTTCCGTCGGCGATTGCGACACCGCTCCAGCCAAAGCACCTGCGCTTTGGCTCACACTTCCAACCAGGGAGACTGAACTTGAACTCCATCCGCATCGACCTCCGGTTCGACGCTAGGGTGTGTCCTTGTCGGCCGATGGGACGTCGAGCAACACAATGAGCTCCGGCAGGCTTTCCGTCACAACTTGCCATAGAATATCGGCATCGATGTTCATGTAGTCATGCACGATGCGGTGTCGCATTCCGACGATTCGTCGCCACGGAATTGCCGGATACCGCAGCCGCGTGACCTCGGAAACCTTGCTCGCCGCTTCACCGATGATCTGCACCCAGTGCGCGAGCACGATTCGAAGATCCTCCTCGGCGTCGTACAGGGCGCGCGACTTTCCTGCAACTCGGTCGACGGCCTTTCTGGCCGTCTCCAACATGTGGCCAATATAGACGTTGTCGTCATGCTGCATGCGACCCCTCGTACTGAACAACCGCCGATCCAAGCACGCGCTCGCGCAAGCGCTTGTCCAGGTAGCGCGGATTGACGATATCCACGCGCCGGCCGCCGAAGAGGGCGGACAGCTCGTCGCCGAGATCGACGATCTCCCATCCCGGCGTGCGGCCCGGCTCGAAGCGGATCAGGACGTCCACGTCGCTATCGGGGCCGAAGTCGTCGCGCAGGACCGAGCCGAAGAGCGACAGTTCGGCGATATGCCAGCGGCGGCACAGCGCGGCCAGCGCGGCGTGGTCGATCGGGATGCGCGGTTGCGATGTCATGAGGGCGATTCTCGCGTCGACGCGGACGCACG contains:
- a CDS encoding hypothetical protein (Segregation and condensation protein B homolog) → MDDAAVLTDRVELLPVYDFSEPTESDPARYEPAAAPEPAPLRLVTPDEHPIDSEPAAPAAAAADAPSARQIIEAMLFSSDAPLSAARLADFLDGTPVRVVHGLIDELNATYAASGLSFRIQEIAGGYRMLTLPDFQPWVARLNKHRSQTRLTGAALEALSIVAYKQPIIRAEVEAIRGVACGEVLNRLREMGLVKIAGRAEIVGRPLLYATTRKFLDLFGLADLNDLPPMEALTLKRAPAVAPPLPMTPATDNAAVETQPAARAAAVS
- the sdhA gene encoding Succinate dehydrogenase flavoprotein subunit, which codes for MAEYQTYDYDVLIIGAGGAGLRAAIEASAAGVKVGCVCKSLLGKAHTVMAEGGVAAALANVDDRDGWQVHFADTMRGGQYVNNPRMAELHAKESPARVLELEKWGALFDRTKDGRILQRNFGGHKYPRLAHVGDRTGLEMIRTLQDHGIHQGITFHMETTVVSLLKDGPRVAGAFAYDRDRGYFKLFKARAVVIATGGIGRSFQITSNSWEGTGDGHSLAYHAGADLLDMEFVQFHPTGMVWPPSVRGILVTEGVRGEGGVLRNNQGRRFMFDDIPDNYRTQTADNEEEGWRYTQGDRNARRPAELLTRDHVARCINREVKAGRGSPHGGVFLDIAWIKEKMPNAAEHIKKKLPSMYHQFKQLADLDITKEPMEVGPTTHYMMGGVRVDADTQMSTVPGLFAAGEVAAGLHGANRLGGNSLSDLIVFGKRAGEFAAKFAKENGATTVTEPSADAAAKIALEPFNHGVHGINPFALQHELQEMMQRLVGIVRTEEEMAQALEGLQHMKHRALAVGCADNRQYNPGWHTALDLPHMLTVSEAITRAAIERKESRGAHFRDDFPEKTKEWGQFNLLVRKGADGQMVVEKRPVIEPSAELKQVIEANK
- a CDS encoding Nucleotidyltransferase domain protein, whose product is MTSQPRIPIDHAALAALCRRWHIAELSLFGSVLRDDFGPDSDVDVLIRFEPGRTPGWEIVDLGDELSALFGGRRVDIVNPRYLDKRLRERVLGSAVVQYEGSHAA